Proteins found in one Streptomyces sp. NBC_00461 genomic segment:
- a CDS encoding DoxX family protein produces the protein MFVFAAVLSVLLAVVGLAAGLPKALLKGSIPAQLQSPGGFSAPLVRFIGLAELAAAAGLIAGLFWQPIGVAAALGFAVLLVGAVGFHAKSGDYANPETRGNAMAPIILTVIAIAAAATLVLAS, from the coding sequence GTGTTTGTCTTCGCCGCCGTACTGAGCGTTCTGCTCGCCGTTGTCGGGCTGGCCGCCGGACTACCGAAAGCCCTGCTCAAGGGCAGCATTCCAGCCCAGTTGCAGTCTCCCGGAGGCTTCAGCGCCCCGCTGGTCCGGTTCATCGGGCTGGCCGAGCTGGCCGCAGCCGCAGGGCTCATCGCCGGTCTCTTCTGGCAGCCCATCGGCGTTGCCGCCGCCCTGGGATTCGCAGTCCTGCTCGTCGGAGCCGTCGGCTTCCACGCCAAGTCCGGCGACTACGCCAACCCCGAGACCCGCGGCAACGCGATGGCACCCATCATCCTCACCGTCATCGCGATCGCTGCCGCCGCCACGCTCGTCCTCGCCTCCTGA
- a CDS encoding FMN-dependent NADH-azoreductase, which translates to MATLLHLDSSLFSGDASSSRAVTAAFRRTWQEHHPEGTVIYRDLATNPVPHLTADAHTAGQTDPATHTPAQAAALAHRLTLIDELENADAILIGAPMYNYSIPSTLKAWLDNIVLVGRTAGVESSRLKGTPVTVVASRGGSYAPGTPREGYEYVQNYLTAVLADALALDVNFIVPELTMAVHNPAMSQLIPLFEASRQQALDDAASTAKAIAHRIAA; encoded by the coding sequence ATGGCCACTCTTCTGCATCTCGATTCCTCGCTGTTTTCCGGCGACGCCTCCTCCTCCCGCGCCGTGACCGCCGCCTTCCGCCGGACCTGGCAGGAGCACCACCCCGAGGGCACGGTCATCTACCGTGACCTCGCCACGAACCCCGTACCGCACCTCACCGCCGACGCCCACACCGCCGGCCAGACCGACCCGGCCACGCACACCCCCGCCCAGGCCGCCGCCCTCGCCCACCGGCTGACGCTGATCGACGAGCTGGAGAACGCCGACGCCATACTGATCGGCGCTCCGATGTACAACTACTCGATTCCTTCGACCCTCAAGGCGTGGCTCGACAACATCGTCCTCGTCGGCCGCACCGCCGGCGTGGAAAGCTCCAGGCTCAAGGGCACCCCCGTCACCGTCGTCGCCAGCCGCGGCGGCTCCTACGCCCCGGGCACGCCCCGCGAGGGCTACGAATACGTGCAGAACTACCTCACGGCCGTTCTGGCCGACGCGCTCGCCCTGGACGTGAACTTCATCGTCCCGGAACTCACGATGGCCGTACACAACCCGGCGATGTCCCAGCTGATCCCCCTCTTCGAAGCCTCCCGCCAGCAGGCACTGGACGACGCAGCCTCCACGGCCAAGGCGATAGCCCACCGCATCGCCGCCTAG
- a CDS encoding NADPH-dependent F420 reductase, producing the protein MSADTRYAIVGTGNIGSALARLFARAGVEVSIANTRGPGSISELAASWGSTVRAVTLTEALASDVIFMAIPFGAVETFGNALPDWNGKIVVDTTNAHYAPNAGDILKGRLSSQYAAEVLPGAQIVKGFNHLPAQTLAAEVPSGQGKRVVFVSSDSGEASSQIAELARTLGLSPVELGRIDEGGRLIEVPGALVLRNFTEQPLT; encoded by the coding sequence ATGTCTGCAGACACCCGCTACGCCATCGTGGGCACCGGAAACATCGGTTCGGCGCTGGCGCGTCTCTTCGCCCGGGCCGGAGTCGAGGTCAGCATCGCCAACACCCGCGGACCGGGCTCGATCAGCGAACTCGCCGCCTCCTGGGGTTCCACGGTCCGGGCCGTGACGCTCACCGAGGCACTGGCGAGCGACGTCATCTTCATGGCCATCCCGTTCGGCGCAGTCGAGACGTTCGGCAACGCCCTGCCCGACTGGAACGGGAAGATCGTCGTCGACACCACCAACGCGCACTACGCGCCCAACGCGGGCGACATCCTCAAGGGTCGGCTCTCCTCGCAGTACGCGGCCGAGGTCCTGCCCGGCGCCCAGATCGTGAAGGGCTTCAACCACCTTCCCGCCCAGACGCTCGCCGCCGAAGTGCCCTCCGGCCAGGGCAAGCGCGTGGTCTTCGTCTCCAGCGACTCCGGGGAGGCTAGCTCCCAGATCGCCGAGCTCGCCCGCACGCTCGGCCTGTCGCCGGTGGAACTCGGCAGGATCGACGAAGGCGGACGCCTCATCGAGGTTCCCGGCGCACTGGTGCTCAGGAACTTCACCGAACAGCCCCTCACCTGA